A window of the Brassica napus cultivar Da-Ae chromosome C5, Da-Ae, whole genome shotgun sequence genome harbors these coding sequences:
- the LOC106363335 gene encoding phosphate transporter PHO1 homolog 8 codes for MGIIVSNHGDSTRGNMPEALSVLERIRLNKDQETPLSRIRNVLKLSSHEELKFTRESLKKIEERLKDVFIKFYRKLRHLNNYSFLNALAISKIMKKYDKIASRNAAKTYMETVDKSYLTSSDEIRKLMVRVESIFVEYFSSSNRSKAMNFLRPKVKKEKHRTTFSSGFFVGCSVSLVIALALLIHARNIMGADGKNIYMETMFPLYSLFGFVVLHMIMYASNIYFWKRYRVNYPFIFGFKEGTELGYRHVLLLSFGLNTLALAAVIMNLDMEMDPNTNDYKTITELLPLFIVGLVILITICPFNIFYRSSRFFFIMVVFRCIAAPLYKINLPDFFLADQFTSQVQALRSLELYICYYGWGDFRLRQNTCRSSHVYSTFYFFVAVIPYWSRFLQCVRRLIEEKDSTEGYNALKYFLTIVAVCLRTAYSLNRGNSWRNAAWFFSALATFYGTYWDIVFDWGLLHKSSKSWLREKLLVPHKSVYYVAMVVNVVLRLAWLQTVLDFNIPFLHREIMVALLAILEIIRRGIWNFFRLENEHLNNVGKFRAFKSVPLPFNYDEE; via the exons ATGGGAATCATAGTATCCAACCATGGAGATTCAACGAGAGGGAACATGCCAGAGGCTTTAAGTGTTCTTGAACGTATCAGACTAAACAAAGATCAAGAAACTCCTCTGTCCAGGATTAGAAACGTCCTCAAGCTCTCTAGCCACGAAGAGCTCAAATTCACAAGAGAGAGTCTCAAGAAAATAGAAGAACGTCTTAAGGATGTCTTCATCAAGTTTTATCGCAAGCTTAGACATCTCAACAATTACAG CTTCTTGAACGCCTTGGCGATTTCAAAGATCATGAAGAAGTATGATAAG ATTGCTTCAAGAAATGCAGCAAAAACTTACATGGAGACTGTAGATAAGTCCTACCTCACTAGCTCTGATGAG ATCCGCAAACTTATGGTGAGAGTTGAGTCTATCTTCGTGGAGTATTTCTCTAGCTCGAACCGAAGCAAAGCAATGAATTTCTTAAGACCAAAAgtgaagaaagaaaaacatcGGACAACGTTTTCCAGTG GCTTTTTTGTTGGCTGCTCAGTCTCTCTAGTGATTGCTCTTGCCTTGTTGATACATGCTCGTAATATAATGGGGGCAGACGGAAAAAACATTTACATGGAGACAATGTTCCCTCTTTACAGTTTGTTTGGATTTGTTGTCCTGCACATGATCATGTATGCTTCAAATATATACTTTTGGAAGAGATATCGAGTGAATTACCCTTTCATATTCGGGTTCAAAGAAGGAACAGAGCTTGGTTATAGACATGTTCTGCTTCTAAGCTTTGGTCTCAACACGCTTGCTCTAGCTGCTGTTATAATGAACCTTGACATGGAGATGGATCCTAACACTAATGATTACAAGACAATCACTGAACTTCTTCCACTTTTTATTGTTGGT CTAGTGATACTAATTACTATATGTCCCTTCAACATCTTTTATCGGTCAAGCCGCTTCTTTTTCATCATGGTTGTATTCCGCTGCATTGCTGCACCGCTCTATAAG ATTAATCTTCCGGATTTTTTCTTGGCGGACCAATTCACAAGCCAG GTTCAAGCACTGAGAAGTTTGGAGTTGTACATTTGTTACTATGGTTGGGGAGACTTCAGGCTCAGACAAAACACTTGCAGATCAAGTCATGTCTATAGCACATTCTACTTCTTCGTCGCTGTGATTCCTTACTGGTCACGTTTCCTTCAGTGTGTTCGGAGACTAATCGAAGAGAAAGATTCAACAGAAGGCTACAATGCCCTCAAGTATTTCTTGACCATAGTTGCTGTGTGCTTGAGAACAGCTTATAGCCTTAACAGAGGAAACTCCTGGAGAAACGCTGCTTGGTTTTTCTCTGCCTTGGCAACTTTTTACGGCACATATTGGGACATTGTGTTTGATTGGGGACTGCTTCACAAATCATCTAAAAGTTGGTTGAGAGAGAAGCTTCTTGTTCCTCACAAATCCGTATACTACGTTGCAATG GTGGTAAACGTTGTGTTGAGGTTGGCATGGTTGCAGACTGTTCTGGATTTCAATATCCCATTCTTGCATAGAGAAATAATGGTTGCTCTTCTTGCTATTCTCGAGATCATACGCCGTGGTATCTGGAATTTCTTCAG GTTAGAGAACGAGCATTTGAACAATGTGGGGAAGTTCAGAGCATTCAAATCAGTTCCTTTGCCATTCAACTACGATGAAGAGTGA
- the BNACNNG33180D gene encoding methyltransferase FGSG_00040, translated as MGGEQFEQKEGSPELLQSLRSKATELLFREEWEESIQLYTKFIDLSRTKITKLAGSDPDSIHKLKKSLCLALCNRAEARARLNDSSEAMRDCDQALEIENTHFKTLLCKGKVLLGLSKYSSALECFKTALLDPQASESVTEYMEKCKKLEFKAKTGAFDLSDWILSGFRGITPELAEFIGSVEIKKSEGSGRGLFATKNIVVGTLILVTRAVATERGILGSEESGEKAQMIMWKNFVEEVTKSVRRCDRTRRLVSSLSTGEEEEKLEIPDISLFRPEEASETYDDSKQDLGMEKLLSILDVNSLVEDAVSAKVIGKNKEYYGVGLWTLASFINHSCVPNARRVHVGDYAVVHASRDIKAGEEITSAYFDVLSSPLEKRKEMAESWGFSCKCSRCKFESLLSVANQEIREFEMGLERGVDAGNAVYTVEEGMKRWKVKGKDKGLLRASYWGVYEEVYNSERLMRRWGRKVPTMEVVVDSVCDVIGSDERLLKMLVEGMKQKKNGGCSSSSIAEMEKVLKLGKGVYSKVVSKKKAMKTLVGLE; from the coding sequence ATGGGAGGAGAGCAATTTGAGCAAAAGGAAGGATCACCGGAGCTGTTGCAGAGCCTCAGATCCAAAGCGACGGAGCTTCTTTTCCGGGAAGAATGGGAAGAGTCTATCCAGCTTTACACCAAGTTCATCGATCTCTCCAGGACCAAAATCACAAAGCTTGCTGGATCCGACCCGGATTCGATCCATAAGCTCAAGAAATCCCTCTGCTTGGCTCTATGCAACCGAGCCGAAGCCAGAGCAAGGCTTAACGACTCCTCCGAAGCGATGCGGGACTGTGATCAAGCACTCGAGATCGAAAACACCCATTTCAAGACTCTCCTCTGTAAAGGTAAAGTCTTGCTCGGTTTGAGCAAATACTCATCGGCCTTGGAGTGTTTCAAAACGGCTCTGCTCGACCCTCAGGCGAGCGAGAGTGTTACTGAGTACATGGAGAAGTGCAAGAAGCTCGAGTTTAAGGCAAAGACTGGAGCTTTCGATCTGTCTGATTGGATCCTAAGTGGGTTTCGTGGGATAACTCCGGAGCTTGCTGAGTTCATTGGGTCGGTCGAGATTAAGAAGTCTGAGGGTAGTGGGCGTGGGTTGTTTGCAACGAAGAACATCGTTGTAGGAACTTTGATCTTAGTCACAAGAGCAGTTGCTACTGAGAGAGGGATCTTAGGGAGTGAAGAGTCTGGTGAAAAAGCGCAGATGATTATGTGGAAGAACTTCGTGGAAGAAGTTACTAAATCTGTGAGGAGATGTGACAGAACACGGCGACTTGTCTCGAGTTTATCCActggagaagaggaagagaagctgGAGATTCCTGACATATCTCTCTTTAGGCCTGAAGAAGCATCTGAGACTTACGATGACTCGAAACAAGATTTGGGTATGGAGAAGCTGCTAAGCATCTTGGATGTGAATTCTCTGGTGGAAGATGCGGTTTCAGCTAAAGTTATAGGGAAGAACAAAGAGTATTACGGTGTAGGGCTATGGACGCTAGCGTCATTCATCAACCACTCGTGTGTTCCAAACGCAAGACGGGTTCACGTTGGAGACTACGCGGTTGTTCATGCGTCAAGAGATATCAAGGCTGGGGAAGAGATCACTTCTGCTTACTTCGACGTGCTTTCTTCTCCGCTGGAGAAGCGGAAAGAGATGGCTGAGTCATGGGGGTTTTCTTGTAAATGCAGTAGATGTAAGTTTGAGAGTTTATTGTCTGTTGCCAACCAAGAGATTAGAGAGTTCGAGATGGGTTTAGAGAGAGGCGTAGACGCGGGAAACGCGGTTTATACGGTGGAGGAAGGGATGAAGAGATGGAAGGTGAAAGGGAAGGATAAAGGATTGTTGAGAGCATCTTATTGGGGTGTTTATGAAGAGGTTTATAACTCAGAGAGGCTTATGAGGAGATGGGGAAGGAAGGTTCCAACCATGGAAGTTGTGGTGGACAGTGTCTGTGATGTCATTGGAAGTGATGAGAGGTTGTTGAAGATGTTGGTGGAAGGgatgaagcagaagaagaatgGAGGTTGTAGTAGTAGTAGCATTGCAGAGATGGAGAAAGTCTTGAAGCTAGGAAAGGGTGTTTATAGCAAAGTTGTATCCAAAAAGAAGGCAATGAAGACTCTTGTTGGCCTAGAGTGA
- the BNACNNG33200D gene encoding uncharacterized protein BNACNNG33200D isoform X1, whose protein sequence is MALRLASLKRAAVESCRIFETRSFSHVAAMPPPFNSVIDRPIVTPPLISPEFDENQSQSGLIDEKSFGFGFPSFAFSGSMDLMAVPKKKVSKHKRGIRNGPKALKPIPVIIRCRFEFGMRFSFEVVKDLMYVPLLPSLGIQV, encoded by the exons ATGGCGTTGAGACTGGCATCGCTAAAACGTGCCGCGGTTGAGTCATGCCGCATCTTCGAAACCCGAAGCTTCAGCCACGTCGCGGCTATGCCTCCGCCTTTTAACAGCGTCATCGATCGACCCATCGTTACGCCGCCGCTGATTTCACCTGAGTTCGATGAGAATCAGAGTCAATCGGGTTTGATCGATGAGAAGAGCTTCGGATTCGGGTTTCCTAGTTTCGCTTTCAGTGGATCCATGGACCTGATGGCTGTGCCCAAGAAGAAG GTTTCTAAACACAAGAGAGGGATAAGAAATGGGCCAAAGGCTCTTAAGCCTATTCCTGTCATCATCCGTTGCAG GTTTGAGTTTGGTATGAGATTtagttttgaggttgtgaaggATTTAATGTATGTCCCCTTACTACCATCACTTGGCATTCAAGTATAA
- the LOC106367488 gene encoding uncharacterized protein LOC106367488: protein MEANVIKLHGTPSIVTASSTARRHRSSILSIHYRNKRVSPFSLTVTRCSTTRSNETCQDSSLESSSLPSSKKGLVLDLGTDSWDSEEIGSPVVKRFLSDNEERWYMWYHGRSTSSKQNLVSDSVGLAVSNNGIHWERGKGIVESTDDVGLVMTPCEDWWAFDKANVRPREVVIMSSSKVRADSSVYWMYYTGYTTETVEFQSQGLNFELGNPERFEKASVFRSLPGLAISQDGRHWARIEGEHHSGALFDVGSEKDWDFLYIASPHVVFHGSGDLRMYYHSFDAKTGEFCIGMARSREGIKWVKFGKILGGRKSEKEGLVCFDEMGGRYPCVTRNKRDGSYVMAYEGVDRNGKMSIGLAVSIDGIKDWKRVQDEEAVLAVGEGGAWDSEGVGCPYLIEMDGDSDHQWRLYYRGVGNGGRTGIGLAVSEGSEITKFTKQM from the coding sequence ATGGAAGCTAATGTCATCAAACTCCATGGAACTCCTTCCATCGTCACCGCCTCTAGTACAGCTCGACGTCACAGATCATCCATTCTCTCAATTCATTACCGGAACAAACGAGTTTCTCCGTTCTCGCTCACAGTCACAAGATGTTCCACCACCAGAAGTAACGAAACATGTCAAGATTCGAGCTTGGAGTCATCTTCTCTGCCGTCTTCGAAGAAAGGACTGGTTCTTGATTTAGGTACTGATTCGTGGGACAGCGAGGAGATTGGATCTCCTGTCGTGAAGAGATTTCTAAGTGACAACGAAGAGAGATGGTACATGTGGTACCATGGAAGAAGCACCTCCTCAAAGCAAAACCTAGTTTCAGATTCTGTCGGATTAGCGGTTTCAAACAATGGGATTCACTGGGAAAGAGGGAAAGGGATAGTTGAGTCGACGGACGATGTGGGTTTGGTCATGACCCCTTGTGAAGACTGGTGGGCTTTCGACAAGGCTAATGTTCGGCCCCGTGAAGTAGTGATAATGTCTAGCTCCAAAGTCAGAGCTGATAGCTCTGTTTACTGGATGTATTACACAGGCTACACGACCGAGACCGTTGAGTTTCAGTCCCAAGGTTTGAACTTTGAGTTGGGGAATCCAGAAAGATTCGAGAAAGCTAGCGTTTTTAGGTCACTCCCCGGGTTAGCGATCAGTCAAGACGGTAGGCATTGGGCTAGAATCGAAGGTGAGCATCATAGTGGTGCGTTGTTTGATGTTGGGTCTGAAAAAGATTGGGACTTTCTATACATTGCATCACCACATGTAGTGTTCCATGGAAGTGGGGATCTAAGGATGTATTACCATTCTTTCGACGCGAAAACCGGTGAGTTTTGCATTGGGATGGCGAGATCTAGGGAAGGGATCAAGTGGGTGAAGTTTGGTAAGATCTTAGGAGGAAGAAAATCTGAAAAGGAAGGTTTGGTTTGCTTTGATGAGATGGGAGGAAGGTATCCTTGCGTGACAAGGAACAAGAGAGATGGGAGTTATGTGATGGCCTATGAAGGTGTGGATAGAAATGGTAAGATGAGCATTGGCTTGGCGGTTTCGATAGATGGGATTAAGGATTGGAAACGGGTCCAGGACGAGGAAGCAGTGCTTGCGGTTGGTGAAGGCGGTGCGTGGGATAGCGAAGGAGTTGGGTGTCCTTATTTGATTGAGATGGATGGAGACTCTGATCATCAGTGGAGGTTGTATTATAGAGGTGTTGGTAATGGTGGTAGAACAGGGATAGGTTTAGCTGTTTCTGAGGGGAGTGAGATCACTAAGTTTACAAAACAGATGTGA
- the BNACNNG33200D gene encoding uncharacterized protein BNACNNG33200D isoform X2, which produces MALRLASLKRAAVESCRIFETRSFSHVAAMPPPFNSVIDRPIVTPPLISPEFDENQSQSGLIDEKSFGFGFPSFAFSGSMDLMAVPKKKVSKHKRGIRNGPKALKPIPVIIRCRSCGRVKLPHFFCCSGERVNPSEQGH; this is translated from the exons ATGGCGTTGAGACTGGCATCGCTAAAACGTGCCGCGGTTGAGTCATGCCGCATCTTCGAAACCCGAAGCTTCAGCCACGTCGCGGCTATGCCTCCGCCTTTTAACAGCGTCATCGATCGACCCATCGTTACGCCGCCGCTGATTTCACCTGAGTTCGATGAGAATCAGAGTCAATCGGGTTTGATCGATGAGAAGAGCTTCGGATTCGGGTTTCCTAGTTTCGCTTTCAGTGGATCCATGGACCTGATGGCTGTGCCCAAGAAGAAG GTTTCTAAACACAAGAGAGGGATAAGAAATGGGCCAAAGGCTCTTAAGCCTATTCCTGTCATCATCCGTTGCAG GAGTTGCGGGCGAGTCAAGCTGCCACATTTCTTCTGTTGCAGCGGTGAGCGGGTAAACCCCAGTGAGCAAGGCCACTAG
- the LOC125587680 gene encoding phosphate transporter PHO1 homolog 7-like, with amino-acid sequence MKFGKEFAAQLIPEWQQAYVDYSCLKSILQEIQNARKRSGAVTRKQPVHRNFSGLTNRSNRVATSEELENQDIMVSEMIGDDGFERYETSIMRVAEAGREPELVFFKTLDLEFDKVNHFYKSKVEEMVKEAMVLNKQMDALIAFRIKVDQPSSSWICSETVSVDVNALDTTEHSKFAHIILFVRV; translated from the coding sequence atgaaGTTTGGGAAAGAGTTTGCTGCGCAGCTGATTCCAGAATGGCAACAAGCTTACGTGGATTATTCTTGTCTCAAATCCATTCTCCAAGAAATCCAAAATGCACGGAAGCGATCAGGTGCCGTAACACGCAAGCAACCTGTGCACCGCAACTTTAGCGGCCTGACTAACCGTTCAAACCGAGTCGCCACGTCAGAAGAACTTGAAAACCAGGACATAATGGTGAGTGAAATGATTGGTGATGATGGGTTTGAGAGATACGAGACGTCCATCATGAGAGTTGCAGAAGCTGGGAGAGAGCCAGAGCTTGTGTTCTTTAAAACCCTAGATCTTGAGTTCGATAAAGTGAACCATTTCTACAAGTCTAAAGTGGAGGAAATGGTGAAGGAGGCAATGGTTTTGAACAAGCAAATGGATGCTCTGATTGCTTTTAGAATCAAAGTAGATCAACCATCTTCGTCTTGGATCTGTTCTGAAACAGTATCAGTCGATGTGAATGCCTTGGATACTACGGAACATAGTAAGTTCGctcatattattttgtttgttaggGTTTAG
- the BNACNNG33190D gene encoding uncharacterized protein BNACNNG33190D: MSWMKGDLLSKSRRLVGGLAMREPVWLKAMEASPPPVFPRSNGNLKKIVLPEDSYVRRFARKHPEAKLVDPIKASAFIPDPARVYGCRVLELTKNGISEDDAMSVANMEYLAERKEMKKAYKRLKELAVLQDKTPPPKPYLSSKTEMQIQEKKPPTDPPSVRRLVNQLKQQKEVLLQDKPGGNANQDHWIDE; the protein is encoded by the exons ATGTCGTGGATGAAAGGAGATTTACTATCCAAAAGCAGGAGGCTTGTTGGTGGATTGGCTATGCGTGAGCCTGTTTGGCTTAAAGCCATGGAAGC ATCACCACCTCCTGTCTTTCCTCGCTCtaatgggaacctcaagaaGATTGTTCTCCCTGAAGATTCCTACGTTCGTAGATTCGCACGCAAGCATCCTGAAGCGAAACTCGTCGACCCCATCAA GGCTTCGGCGTTTATTCCAGATCCAGCTCGGGTATATGGTTGTCGTGTCCTTGAACTGACCAAGAATGGCATCAGCGAGGATGACGCCATGTCTGTTGCTAAT ATGGAGTACCTTGCAGAGAGGAAGGAAATGAAGAAAGCATACAAACGCCTAAAAGAGCTAGCGGTACTGCAAGACAAGACTCCTCCTCCTAAACCGTATCTTAGTTCCAAAACAGAGATGCAAATCCAAGAGAAGAAACCCCCCACGGATCCTCCTAGCGTCCGCAGGCTTGTTAACCAGCTGAAACAGCAGAAAGAGGTGTTGCTCCAGGACAAACCTGGAGGAAATGCTAATCAGGACCATTGGATCGACGAATAA
- the LOC111205735 gene encoding MLO-like protein 14: MNAIFLGNKGLRLFGYAIAGSNLYFWLAIIPIALVLFVGAKLQHVIATLVLENAGITEYASGVKLRPRDELFWFKKPELLLSLIHFIQFQNAFELASFFWFWWQFGYNSCFLRNHLLVYLRLILGFAGQFLCSYSTLPLYALVTQMGTNYKAALLPQRVRDTINGWGKATRRRRRHGLYGDDSTIRTETSTIASVEEYDHQVLDDVPETSPAQGTDHELELVKNWEASITVANENSSRVGTPLLQPCASTSPTTFSKLQTETTESLSRSSSLPVKR; the protein is encoded by the exons ATGAATGCTATTTTTCTTGGAAACAAGGGTTTG CGTTTATTTGGATATGCTATTGCAGGGTCAAATCTTTATTTCTGGTTAGCAATCATTCCAATAGCT CTTGTTCTTTTCGTTGGTGCAAAGTTGCAACATGTAATCGCAACTTTAGTATTGGAGAACGCTGGGATAACAGAATATGCTTCTGGTGTTAAATTGAGACCTCGTGATGAACTTTTCTGGTTCAAGAAACCAGAATTACTCTTATCCCTTATCCACTTCATTCAGTTTCAG AATGCCTTTGAGCTGGCTTCGTTCTTCTGGTTTTGG TGGCAATTTGGATACAACTCTTGCTTCCTTAGGAATCATTTACTTGTCTACTTGCGATTAATTCTAGG GTTTGCTGGACAGTTTTTATGTAGCTACAGCACATTGCCACTCTATGCACTTGTCACTCAG ATGGGAACAAATTACAAGGCAGCGTTGTTACCTCAGAGGGTAAGAGATACAATAAACGGTTGGGGAAAAgcaaccagaagaagaagacggcATGGTTTATATGGAGATGATTCGACTATTCGAACAGAAACAAGCACAATCGCATCAGTTGAAGAATACGATCATCAAGTGCTTGATGATGTTCCTGAAACCTCTCCAGCTCAAGGTACTGATCATGAGCTGGAGCTTGTTAAAAACTGGGAAGCTTCTATCACAGTAGCTAATGAAAATTCTAGTCGGGTTGGAACACCCCTCTTGCAACCTTGTGCGTCAACATCGCCAACGACTTTCTCAAAGTTACAGACAGAAACCACAGAATCACTTTCAAGGTCGTCCTCACTGCCAGTGAAAAGATAA